The following nucleotide sequence is from Fusarium graminearum PH-1 chromosome 1, whole genome shotgun sequence.
CGTAAACCAAGGCTTCGTATCCGGCCAGCAACAGCATGGTGTGCCTCGGCCTCTTTACCATGGAAATCCCGAATTGGAACAGGCGGGCATTGATTTCGTTTTAACGTACGATAACTCCCACTCGAAACATACCCAGTGATGCTTCTATGCGATATGTCGCGAATGGCCTGCGCCATGGGTGAGCTTTGGCAAGGCACTGTATCGATCAAGCCGGCTAACAGACGTTGACTGTGTGTAGTCTTGAGCGGCCCTGTATGACACATATCCAATTCATGGTCGAGAGAGCCTCTGAGCCCGAGGGCGAGCCTTGTGGGCATGCCCTAATGGCATCCTGCCCGCCTGATCCATCCCCTGAGTCGCGGCCGGGCTTACCCTTTGGTAAAATACACATTCCTGTGGATGGCGAACCCAGCCAGAAGACATGGGAGGTCCCCAAGGCAGACTTGGCCACCCTTTTGGATCTCAGCAAGAGCATCGACCTCGACGGCGAGGTAACTCCCATCATGTCATGGGGTATTCTCATGTCGCATCCGAGAGCGAACGAGCTTGAGGCGGCAGACTTTCGAAAATTGAGCGAAGATCTCGTTCGGAAAGTGAGATGTTACGGGTAAGCAATTATGCCAGCGTCGTTTCACTTGTACTAACGTATCAAAGCTTCGGTGCCGTAATGGAGGAGTTTGAGGTGCGCGATGCCATTGATAATGTATTCAGTGGTAAAGATGGTATGATGTATGAGTGAATGAAGTCGTATGCGTGTTGAATGCTGGGAGTTGCATTGGTTTTTGATTCATTAAGTGATGTATGCAGTATTTAGTGATATCCACTGTTATCGCCCGACTACATATATACAAAAAATCCTTCGGCTTTCTCCAAATGCGCTCGAATATAAGTTCATGATAATTCTGTAGCCCAGATTTCTGTCAGGTTACCCTAGGTCGCCATTTAAATATGTGGCTGAGTGGCGGAAAGCGCACAATCGACTACGCGGGGCTTGGTTTTTTTTCATGGCCCACTCCACCCCCACCACAAATTCATCGTGTATGTCCAAATTCTAGCATCGCTTGTGAAGCGAGAGGTTGATTGACGCATCCCCCGCCTCCGATCCCGACGCCGAATACCTTTGATTTCTACCTAAGCGCAATCGAACGCGCATAGAAATCATATAGATCCTTCAAAATGACGGACTCCCTCGATTACATCAATATTTGTGAGAGCTGCCCCGCCGGCGACGGCTGGGGTCCCTCAGTCACTTCAGAGACTACCCTCAACGGCGTGCCCTATGCGCCCTTCTCCAAGGGAGACAAGCTGGGACGCATGGCCGACTGGACCGCTGAGGGCAAGGACAGAGATCGTGGTGGACGGGCACAGTACAACAGAAACTTCCGAGGTAAGCTGCGCTATATTatattcttctttctttccctcccaagaagcaaaTACCTTTTTGTACTGTCTTTGGTGGACTCTTGGCTTACTTGAATTTCCCATTCAGACCAACAAGTCTACGGCTCCAGCCACGCCATCACCTTCAACGCACCTCCCGCCGAGGACGAGTCCACCTTCTCCGTCGTTAGCAACGTACGAGAttcgacaaagtcaagatacGGTCGCGGCGCCGTCTTTACCCGTGGCCGTGGCCAGCGTGGAGGTCAGGCCGGTGCCCGAGGTGGACGAACCACACTCCAGAGGGGCGGTGCCAACGCTGGTGGCCGACAGGGCTACGACCGAGGCGGCCGCAACAACGCTGGCCGTGGAGGTCGTCGCTTCGGCTGGAAGGACTATGACAAGCCTGCTCGCAACCGTGATGCTagcatcaacgtcaaggctGAGTGGAAGTTGCTCGAGGAGATCGACTTCAACCGCTTGGCTAAGCTGAACCTCGACACCGACGAGGGTGAGGACATCGACGACTACGGCTTCCTGTACCCCTATGACCGCTCTTACGACAAGCAGCCCGTCAAGGgtgccgagaagaagctcaccCCTATCGACCGCGCTGCATACAATGTCACCACCTCATCCGATCCCGTTATCCAGgagcttgctgagaaggacgaggCCACCATCTTCGCTACCGACAGCATTCTTTCCATGCTCATGTGCTCTCCTCGATCCGTCTATCCCTGGGATATTGTCATCTCTCGACAGGGCAACAAGATCTTCCTTGACAAGCGTGACAACGCTGCTCTTGACATGGTGACAGTTAACGAGAACGCTGCCGACGCTCCTCTCGATGCTGCTGATGGCAGCAAGGACACCATCAACCAGCCTAACGCCCTCGCCGAGGAGGCCACatacatcaaccacaacttcaccaaccaagtcgttgttgagaacgAATCCGCAAAGGTCAACATGGCCCACGGCAACCCCTTCTACAACTCGTCCGAGGATACCGACCCCCCTGCCAGCAAGGCCTACAAGTACCGACGTTTCGACCTGTCtaccaacgaggaggagcCTGTCCACCTCATCGTCCGTACGGAAGTTGATGCTGTCCAGAAGAACGCTATCAGCGGCGAGGACCAGCACATCAGTATCCACGCCCTCAACGAGTTCGATAGCAAGGCTCAAGGAAGTGGTGGTGCTCTTGACTGGCGAAGCAAGCTCGTTACTCAGCGTGGTGCCGTTGTTGCTaccgagatgaagaacaacagctGCAAGCTTGCCCGATGGACAGTGCAGAGCATCCTCGCCAGCGCTGATGTCATGAAGCTTGGGTAAGTCCTTTTGCTGACAACATATACTTATTTTAGCTAACTAATTTTCACAGTTTCGTTTCCCGTGTGACACCCCGCTCCAATGATAAGCACGTGGTCTTGGGCGTTATCGGCTGGAAGCCTCGTGATTTCGCCAACCAGATGAACTTGTCCCTTAACAACGGTTGGGGTATCGTTCGCACTATTGCCGACATgatcctcagcagcagcacccaGGACGCCAAGTTCGTCCTTGTTAAGGACCCCAACAAGTCCATTCTTCGATTGTACGAGGTGCCCACAGGCAGCttcgatgatgatgacgaggaagaggttgaggagcCCCAGGGCGAGGAGGAGCAATAAAGCAGATAGAATTGAAGACAAGCATTTCACGTTGTGCATATTTGGTAGTTTTAAGACCAGGGGCTAGAGGAACGAGATTTGCAGGGAGTCCCATGCTCTAATGATTTGAAGCAGTGGATGCAAGTTCTATCGGATCCTGTTGTTCAAGGGTACTGTACTTGGTTGCAGTTGTGGGCTGGAATAAAAAGAATACTTGGTTTACTCGGTTATCATGTGTTTCCTCTCGGTGTTGAGTTGCAAAAGTAGCTGACATACTGAACAAATTGCTGGGGTTAATTTCGTGACGGTCCTGCAGTATATGCCTAGTATCCAATTTTGTGTTGAGACCAGCAATGGAGAAAACTAGATAATCTGGGACCTTTCATAGGAAAATACGAACAGCGTAAATGGCGCCAATTGGTGTCGGCagatgccatgttgaagcTTAAACCTACCAATGTGCTGAACATTGAAGATTCCTGTCTTGACTTCAATTTTATTGTTGCATCCTTTAACTGGCTTGAGCTTTGGGTCTATTATCTAGTAAGATGAGATTGGTTTGTTCAAGGCAAGACGTATAAGTTATACCATTTCCAAATTCTGAATTAAACACGACGTTGTCTCTTAGGGATACACGTGACTTTGATATGTTTTGAACCCGCAGCTATTCCTTCGCTGGAACAATCTGCCGAGCAGGGGTGGCAGTAAACTTGGGGCTCAAGCTCAGGGTGTAAGAAAAGCAGCAGAGAAGCTGGGTTCAGCTCGTATTGTCTAACCGAAAATTATTTACTCATGGTACGGATAGGTGTCTACCATATCATATCGACATTTACAGTTCCTTCTTTTGCAACCCTGACGCCAGTAGGTTAGTTAGTACCTAGGTAAGGATCTTTGAAGGTTGATGTGGCGGGACAGGAAGTGGTTCTTCTTCGGTAAGAACGGCACGGACAATCCGGGCGCAGTTTACGCGTATGTCAAGGCAAGAACTTGACACTGACTTGCAGCTAGTTGATACAGTTGTCGAGACCTGGTCCATACGCTACGTTGAAGGCTGTGGCTGGCCACGAATATCGTGACGTTTTCCTCATTTATTAAAAATAGcatcaattgattgattgctGGTACCTAATTGTATGATCTATCTGTACAGGTGTATATAGGCCCCTATCTGTGTACTGTAAACAGCAATGTCCTCCATTGAGTTGCCGTCTTACCGGCCATCGAGGACGGACTCCCCGCAGAAAGACCCTTAGCGCAGGTAGGGTGCTTGCAGTATTTTATGTAGCTTTTTTGCAACATCCTTGGAAATCCCTTGATTGGGTGACTTGGCCTTGTGTGGCTGTTGTTGCAGTCTAGCTTTGTTGCCCGTGACCTCATTCTTCTACACAGGTACATAATATTTCGCGGGCGCAACACGCTTCCTCCTCTCAACCAacacctttttcttcttttcttcccaGAACAGGCGGTtacttctccttctttcctaTAGAGGCATCCCGatcgcatcatcatcaacaactctATCTTTTGATCACCATGTCTGCTCAAGATTATTacggcggcggtggcggcggcggctacccccaacaacctcaacctgTAGGCCACCCAGGCGCAATCATTCAAACGCAGTCGCAATTGCTAACCGTTCTATTTAACAGTCCTACGGCCCTCCCCAAGGTCAATACGgacctcctcaaggccaGTACGGGCCTCCCCAGGGACAGTACGGCCCCCCGCAAGGACAATACTATGGccctcctcaaggccaagctcctATGCAGTatcaacaagctcctcctcaacagaGTGGTGGAAagggcggcggcggcggttGCCTAGCAGGTTGTCTGGCTGctctttgctgctgctgcgttgctgaagaaggatgtGAATGTTGGTAAGTTATTGACAATAGTCATTGGCGTCATCAGTGATGTTCGCTAGCACCAATTCAGCGTCACGCGCTGCCCACCTCGAAGTACCATACAAGTTACTAACATGATGTCCTCTAGTATGGAATGTTGCGAGTGTCTCTGCTAAGCGTCCAATACCGATCACCCTGGATACGATTTTTACGATGCGTTTGATAGGTCCTACTCTGACAGAGCTAAGACTAACAAGTATGAACCAAAAACAACCGACTCTTAATTTACTGAATTTGAAAATGCCGTCATGAACCCTGCTTATTGGATTCTGCAATGTGTTTTGACACGAGAATGGATGGTGGATGAAAGAGCCCATAGTAGTAATGTCTGAACGATCGATACTTTGCAAGGTTGGGCTGTCGGTTGTATGTGATTCACTGATGCATGAAAACAAACATATCACAAAATGACTGTAAGCGCAatcgagatgttgatgaaaatCCAATTTATATGGATATAGAACAATGAATCATCCGTTTGAATCTGTACGCGAGCTGATTGCGTCGAATCGTATCTACTGTCAAGTTTTGTAAGTTGAACCCAATCAATGCGCTCAACTGTTGctataaaaaaaagttgTCCCAGGTTTACTGGTTAAGCTGAACGTAGTTGGCCGGGAACAGACCAGTATGGCCGTTAAATGAACCAAACCACCAATCCTCATCAGGGAACTCCAAGTTGGTAATTGTGGCGTCTTCAGGGAAGCTTAGTTCTACAGGCCATAGTTAGTAACGTTTCATGACCAATGTTCAACGTTTGTTCTTACCGTTATCTTCCGCAGCCTCATAATCGTAAAGGGCAACGGCTGTGTGGCCGGCATCTGCCTGAGCGGCGGCGGGAGCCTGAGGCTCGGGTTCGGGCTCGGCCGCAGGGAcagggggaggaggtggtgctGCAGCGGAAGCCGGTTGCTCGGGCTCGTCGTCTGCGATCAACTCGACGTAGTTGCTAGGGAAGAGACCGGTGTCACCTCGGGAGTTGGTACCCATCCACCAATCCTCATCCACCATTTCGATGTTGGTGACAATGTCACCCTCGACCAATTCGATCTCGTTatcctcggccttctcgTAGTCGTACTGAATCACAGCGCGGTAGCCGCCCTGAGCCTCATGGGCTGGTTCAGCAGCGTGTTGTTGCGGGGCAGGCGAAGGAGCGCGCTCAGGTTCAGGCTCGTGCTGAGGCTCGGGGCTGGGCTCACGATCGAAAGCACcagcggcagcggcaactccaacgccagcagcagctcctACAGCAAGACCCGCAGCCGCACCACCTGCGAAGCGAGCGGTAGTAGAAACTTCCTTGTCATCGGCAAGTTCTGACTCCTTGGGCACATCGATTTGGCTAGGAGggagtggaggaggagcacGCTGCTCAGGAGGGGTTCCAACGTCAGGCTGAGGTCCACGGCTGACAGGAACAGCAACGCGAggaggtgaaggagatcgTCCTCGTTCCGCTGCTGTCTCGTATGCTGAGGGATCCTCCCGCTCGTCGTCTGACTGCTCGTCCTTGGGCATGGGCCGGTTGGGCAGACCAGGGAGAGCAAAGCCCCCAGAAGGTCGAGAATCGCCAGGGactggtggcggtggtgaATCGTCATCCTGAACAGGACGGGCCgcaggagggggaggagcTCCACTGATAGGCACAGTGTCCTTGAACCGGTCTCGCAGAGCAGACACTCCCGATGGTGATGCTGGTGTCTCCCCTTGCTCGCCCGTGTTCTCTCGGCTTATCTGTCCAGGAAGGCCCCTTCCATAATCTCCAGTCTGAACAGGAGCCCAGCTCTTACCAGCGTATCCACTCTTCCACTCGTTTCCGCTTTTCTGAGGCTGGACAGGAGAAGCACTATCAGCTGGGGTCGGAGCGTTGTTGCTACCAACAGATTCCCCCCTCTCCCTGGCCTTTCGTTCAGCCCAGAGCTGGGCTGGAGTCTTTCCACCTTGGTCCGCGAACGTTCGGCTTGCGGCACCAACAGGGGCAGATTTCTCAGGAGCAGGAGCTCCAAAGCCCAGGCCACCAGGTGTAGGAGCCTTGGTGcctgagaagcttgctgcACCTCCGAATTTGTTGGCAACTTTGGGTTTGGGCAGCGATGTCATACGCTCAGATTGGGATGGCTGCGAGAAAGCAGACATGCGCTGGGAGACGGGCCGTGGCTCGGCCTCCTCAGGTTCTTCGGAAGCGGCGGGCTTCTTTGCCTGTGCCCGGATTGCCGCAATGTCGACCTTTCCAACAGGCTCGTAAGAACCCTTTACAGGAGTCGGCCTGTCGTCCTTATCCTTCTGAGCTTGAGCGCGAAGAGCAGCGATATCGACCTTGCCAACGGGTTGGTAGCCGCCCTTGACCACATCTCCAGGTGTATCATCTCGGTTGGCAGGGGCACTTCCACTGGTAGTCGCGGTCGGTTGCTTGCTGAGATCGGCAATGTTGACCTTTGTAGGCTTGTAAGCAGACTCGACTTTTTCAATCTGAGTCCTTGTGACAGGAGGAGCATCGGCACCCCAGCCATCTGAATCCACGttctcatctctcttggATCGAGCAGCGACAAGAGGGTTAACTCGGCTGGATGTGGTGGGGGTAAAGACAGGCTTTGTCTTGACGGGAGGAGGAGCACTGGAACGAGGGCCTTCGGAGCTACCGGCCGAGTACTTGGCGCCTGACGCATCGGCCACCTTTTGCATGATGGagtcaacctcaagatctCTGTCGGAACGAGCGGTAATCTGAACATGGTATCCGTGGAGGACCTTTGAAACTGCGGCGAGATGGCTGGTGAAGTAGCCCTTGGTTCGTTCGGGGACACCCTCTCCGCACCATGCGATCAGTATGCTCTTAGGGAGACCACTGTTGGGGTCCTTGACTCTGGCGAAAGCGAATTGGATTCGGCCTTCGCTGAAGTCCTCGATCAGGTCTGTAAGCTCGCCATCTGTTGTACTCGTTAGCATGTGGCCCTTTCAAGAGTTACTATCATGTCTCCCATACCGCCTGTGCTTTGGACCTTGAGAATGCTCTCCTTAGCAGTGCTGTCTTGGAAGGCACTCATAAGAGGGGCCTGGACTGAGAAGAGTGCCCAATGAGCGTAGGTGGGAGAGCCGGAGGATGGCGGGGGACCGTTAACGACGCCATTGTAGCTGCTCTTGATGGACGGGCCGTTTATGGAGAGATTGAGGGACGCCATCTTGAGGGAGCTTTGAGAGATGACAATTCAACGTCAAGAAAGGAATGGGGAAGgaatgagaaggagagacGAAGCTGACGAAGGTCAGGTTTGATGACGGGGGTTGGGGGGTGACGTTGACACCGTTGCTGTTCTTGCGGTGGCAGCTCCACAGGATATAAGTTCCGGAGGCGTAGCCGGAGATGGGTTTAGGCCTAAATACCTTGTATCGCCCACTGTTAAGTTACTAGGTAAAGGAATTGCTGTGCGGTGGTCTCGCCtcgtcttgtcaaggtttaggagaagcagaagtcACGTCGAGGATAGGTACTAAGTTAGAAGCTGAAAGCAAACCAGAAGACGGTGGGAGGTTTGGGTACGGTGGGAAGTGGGTTACTTGGAGTGTGTGGCTGATGATGCAGGTAGCTTTCGTGTGCAGCTAGGCACCTAGAAAGCTTGGAGATGCCCAACTTTGGAGCGGTCTAGGATCTAGCTGGTCTACCGGTGGATTGAGCGGGGTTGAGCTGTGCTGTTCATGCTGTAGGTATGAGCTGTACTCTATCTCTACTGCACAGCGTGTTCCCCTCCCCTCTACATGTCTGATCCAATGCTGTAGGTGGTAGCTTAGCAGGTACCTCCTTAGCACCAAGGTAGACTTTCCGCTTTGGTTATAGCGATGTGAGCTCCCAATCAGAGGTTAAATGTCAGCATGACAGATGCGAATTCATTTATTGAGTCGGATGCATCTATCCAGACTCCGGCAGCGGAGTAATGCCGTCGCTGTCTTCGCCGAGCCGACCGACAGCGAGCGATGGAAAATTGAATAGAAGCCAAACGAAATGACGCAACATTGGCCAATTTTCCATTTGCACCAATTGCTGCCCCTCCCTGCCGTCCCTCTTCTACCAATATCACAATACCCCGCCAAACTTTGAGTGAGAGACGAACTTTGCCCCCCCCCAGTCGCGCGCGGATCTACGCCAATTTCTACCAACCTTAGACTATACCAACCTCAGAACTActgtttctgtctctcttttttcttccttctccttatCAGATCGAAACCCTGGCAGCCCCATTCAATAAACACCAAAAATGCCGACCATTACAGAAatcaccagcatcaccgAGTGGGAGCAGCTGCTCGGCTCTGTTCCCCCCACCACCCTCGTCATCGTATCGTTCCACGCTCCATGGGCTGCGCCATGCGCGCAAATGGCCACCGTCCTGTCGACACTCGCTTCCGAATACCCCGACACTGAGCCTCCTACCACTAAGTGGGTGTCTATCAACGCAGAGGAGCTGAGCGATCTCAGCGAGACCTACGATGTTACCGCGGTTCCCTTCCTCGTTCTTTTGAGGAATGGTCAGGTTGTCGAGACAGTCAGTGGCAGTAGTGCTGTCAAGGTGCGCACAGCGATCGAGACACAGGCGAAGCAGTCAGGTGAAAACGCCGCAGCCAGCGGCCCCAATGGTGTTGCTGCGGACGatgctgttgtcgaggaggagcaggaccctgagaagaagaaggaggagctttTCAAGCGTCTCGGAGACCTTGTCAAGGCCGCGCCGGTCATGCTTTTCATGAAGGGTACGCCCAGCTCACCTCAGTGCGGTTTCTCCAGGCAGCTGGTAGGATTGCTACGAGACAACTCAGTCAAGTATGGATTCTTTAACATTCTCGCCGACGACGAGGTCCGACAGGGACTCAAAGAGTTTGCGGATTGGCCAACATACCCCCAACTTTGGATCGACGGCGAACTTGTTGGCGGTTTGGATATTGTAAGTTTTGTTGGGTATAGCCACTTACACTCATGCTGACAAATCAAcaggtcaaggaggagatgagCAACGATGCCGAATTCCTTACCAAGTACAGCGTGAGCGCTCCTGCAGCGCCTTGAAGCGGAATATATGCAATGAGAATGATGCACGTTTTGTTTGAATGTGTGAATGTGGCCCTACGGTCGGTTGTTGCTGTATGCTGTATTGCCTAGCCATTAGTAGAATTTGGCGCTTCCAATAAAGATGTTCAGCGGCACGACTTCAAGCATACGATCCGGAGGGCGACCGACCAGAGGACAGCTTGTGAGCATACAGCCACGAGAAGATTTGAAATTCTGGGGAGGgctggatgttgatgagcagGGATTGCTCAGGGAGATCATGGTTATTCAAACAGAGGCGACGAGGATTGAACATACCTCTCATACAAGTCTCGGCTCTCGAACCTCATCGGCTATAAACATCGACGAATCGCTGGTTGAGCGAAATCTTTATCAGAGGCATTGGAGGACAAGATTATTAAGAAGTGCAGAGAAAGCAATATAATAAGTCTATCGCATAGATCGCACCCTTCTTGCCCGTGTCATTGGTTACTGATGTACCGCAGTCTTGCATGTAAGTTAGCACGTTTGCACTCTAGTGTTGTTATGGAATCTATGGTCTGGATTGTTGGTAATCTAATGATCGACATAATCTGAGAGAAGATGTAGAAAAAAGATTATTGGACAGAAAACCAGTATGCTTAGAGTAGAGCGGCCCAATTcataaagtaaaaaaaggGTGGAGTGACTGAATATGACAAATGTCGGTGATAatcaagctccagctccgaagTCCGAAATATCCAGAGGAGCGAGAACTGGAATGAGTCACAGGTCAACAGGCTACTAAGACAGG
It contains:
- a CDS encoding eukaryotic translation initiation factor 3 subunit 7 → MTDSLDYINICESCPAGDGWGPSVTSETTLNGVPYAPFSKGDKLGRMADWTAEGKDRDRGGRAQYNRNFRDQQVYGSSHAITFNAPPAEDESTFSVVSNVRDSTKSRYGRGAVFTRGRGQRGGQAGARGGRTTLQRGGANAGGRQGYDRGGRNNAGRGGRRFGWKDYDKPARNRDASINVKAEWKLLEEIDFNRLAKLNLDTDEGEDIDDYGFLYPYDRSYDKQPVKGAEKKLTPIDRAAYNVTTSSDPVIQELAEKDEATIFATDSILSMLMCSPRSVYPWDIVISRQGNKIFLDKRDNAALDMVTVNENAADAPLDAADGSKDTINQPNALAEEATYINHNFTNQVVVENESAKVNMAHGNPFYNSSEDTDPPASKAYKYRRFDLSTNEEEPVHLIVRTEVDAVQKNAISGEDQHISIHALNEFDSKAQGSGGALDWRSKLVTQRGAVVATEMKNNSCKLARWTVQSILASADVMKLGFVSRVTPRSNDKHVVLGVIGWKPRDFANQMNLSLNNGWGIVRTIADMILSSSTQDAKFVLVKDPNKSILRLYEVPTGSFDDDDEEEVEEPQGEEEQ